A window of the Aeromicrobium phoceense genome harbors these coding sequences:
- a CDS encoding RNA polymerase sigma factor, with product MDEARVIEQVWRQESSRLLGALLRITRSVDRAEDLAQEALAQALESWPRTGVPDNPAAWLMSTAKRRAIDQFRAGERQLRAYAEVGAGTREAYEAEFDQALADEHVRDDVLRLMFTCCHPALTPESRTVLTLRLVAGLSTREIARAYLSSESTVASRISRAKRTLAEARAPMEEPVGQERAERLDSVMAAVYLVFNEGHTATEGEDWTRPDLCREAVRLAAILASVTPSEPEAHALLALLELQSSRLAARVGPNGEPVLLADQDRSRWDADAISRGMAALDVAVRLGGDGPYVLQAAIAAEHARAASVETTDWERIAGLYARLARATGSLVVELNRAVALARARGPEAGLAVVDDLMTAPALARYHLLPSVRGDLLEQLGRHDEAATEFRRAAGLASNDRERALLRARAEAQGTSS from the coding sequence ATGGACGAGGCACGTGTGATCGAGCAGGTGTGGCGGCAGGAGTCGTCACGCCTGCTCGGCGCGTTGCTGCGCATCACCCGCAGCGTCGACCGGGCCGAGGACCTGGCGCAGGAGGCCCTGGCGCAGGCGCTGGAGTCCTGGCCCCGCACGGGGGTCCCGGACAACCCGGCGGCGTGGCTGATGAGCACGGCCAAGCGCCGGGCGATCGACCAGTTCCGGGCGGGGGAGCGTCAGCTCCGTGCCTACGCCGAGGTCGGCGCCGGCACTCGCGAGGCGTACGAGGCGGAGTTCGACCAGGCGCTGGCCGACGAGCACGTGCGCGACGACGTCCTGCGGCTCATGTTCACCTGCTGCCACCCGGCACTCACGCCCGAGAGCCGCACGGTGCTGACCCTGAGGCTCGTCGCCGGTCTCAGCACCCGCGAGATCGCGCGCGCCTACCTGTCGTCGGAGTCCACCGTCGCCTCGCGCATCTCGCGGGCCAAGCGCACCCTCGCCGAAGCGCGTGCCCCGATGGAGGAGCCGGTGGGCCAGGAGCGCGCCGAGCGGCTCGACTCGGTGATGGCCGCCGTGTACCTGGTCTTCAACGAGGGCCACACCGCCACCGAGGGCGAGGACTGGACGCGTCCCGACCTGTGCCGGGAGGCGGTCCGGCTCGCGGCGATCCTGGCGTCCGTCACGCCGTCCGAGCCCGAGGCGCACGCGCTGCTGGCGCTGCTGGAGCTGCAGTCGTCACGGCTCGCGGCACGCGTCGGCCCGAACGGCGAGCCGGTGCTGCTGGCCGACCAGGACCGGTCGCGCTGGGACGCCGACGCGATCTCCCGAGGGATGGCGGCGCTCGACGTCGCGGTACGGCTCGGCGGCGACGGCCCGTACGTCCTCCAGGCGGCGATCGCGGCGGAGCACGCCCGCGCCGCGTCGGTCGAGACCACCGACTGGGAGCGGATCGCGGGGCTCTACGCCCGGCTGGCGCGGGCGACGGGCTCCCTCGTCGTGGAGCTGAACCGCGCGGTCGCGCTGGCCCGGGCGCGAGGCCCCGAGGCCGGGCTCGCGGTGGTCGACGACCTCATGACGGCTCCCGCTCTGGCGCGGTACCACCTGCTGCCCAGCGTGCGGGGCGACCTGCTGGAGCAGCTCGGGCGTCACGACGAGGCGGCGACCGAGTTCCGCCGCGCGGCCGGTCTCGCCTCGAACGACCGCGAGCGCGCGCTGCTGCGGGCGCGGGCCGAGGCGCAGGGGACCAGCAGTTAG